In Paenibacillus sp. G2S3, a single window of DNA contains:
- a CDS encoding DNA/RNA nuclease SfsA: MNEGINLNYGTELVNGVFIEESKNRFLCKVMINGELCECYVPSSSRIENYLKLKNKEVLLSINKGVDKRTKYSLFAVKYYRGYILLNLNLINTIVESLINQDKIKLLKAKNIQREQVVNGYKTDLLLTNKSNEVIIVEIKGIISSRKEADFPSVYSERAITQLYKIRDMLLKGEKIYYLVVSLSPSVRSINIDEKYEEYVKLLMECQGLGMVISSFSIVFKNNVVQYNKKIKVNYPDIHF, translated from the coding sequence ATGAATGAGGGGATTAATTTGAATTACGGTACAGAACTGGTTAATGGTGTTTTTATTGAAGAAAGTAAGAATAGATTTTTATGTAAAGTTATGATAAACGGCGAGCTGTGTGAATGCTATGTGCCCAGTTCATCGAGAATTGAAAATTATTTAAAGTTAAAGAACAAGGAGGTATTGCTGTCCATTAATAAGGGTGTCGATAAGCGGACCAAGTATTCCTTGTTTGCTGTTAAATACTATAGAGGATATATATTATTAAATCTAAATTTAATAAATACAATCGTTGAGTCATTGATTAATCAAGATAAAATTAAGCTATTAAAAGCAAAAAACATTCAGCGAGAGCAAGTAGTAAATGGCTATAAGACTGACTTGCTCCTTACTAATAAGAGTAATGAAGTAATTATAGTTGAGATTAAAGGGATAATATCCTCAAGGAAAGAAGCTGATTTCCCAAGTGTTTATTCGGAGAGAGCAATAACACAACTATATAAAATCAGGGATATGCTGCTGAAAGGGGAAAAAATTTATTATTTAGTTGTTTCACTGAGTCCGAGTGTAAGAAGCATAAATATCGATGAAAAATATGAAGAGTACGTAAAACTGCTAATGGAGTGTCAAGGCTTAGGGATGGTTATTTCTTCATTTTCAATAGTATTCAAAAACAATGTAGTTCAATATAATAAAAAGATTAAAGTGAACTATCCTGACATCCATTTTTAG
- a CDS encoding AAA family ATPase, with protein sequence MRFDLDFIAKLYNNRNSYADVFTDDELRALHVESGIESLLVKYIEQKKQIYLTGNPGDGKTHLIKSLGKILSKYDVFVELDANSVKDEGDFVKRLSNAVANGRPCIIAINEFPLLSLMESLGEQIPGLEQIYLQRDRGIIYNRGDEHQIKDVVVIDLNNRNLLSLNMVTKTLEKVLAISEASDECLRTNCCPSPHNLEKLKHPIVQERLLSLIEKIGSIGLHVVMRDLIGFFAYIITSGKKCIVKKDEKYNDNQYYNLTFSGSNQLFSAISVFDPYRYTHPEIDESLWNGTLKEGWLFEDDYEIPGNAEDPIEAIEAFKNLKRKFYFENKRGGELLNLLPPEYQAFYEVLKNGYDRDHEIIKRIIAGINKFFNPEDLEDDKLRIWTTHKYELRTYPKVAVSSRDIYSNQAELLVPKIPSYLTGMEYVPDHFLFCVYQTQNNSNFVKLRVDLNLYRVLMLVQKGYPSQLVPEQHQFKLLRFMNELSSLDSNIRYNDFIIRDMDNRTSYKVKVNDAQFISKRG encoded by the coding sequence ATGAGGTTCGATTTAGATTTCATTGCTAAGTTATATAATAATAGAAATAGCTATGCTGATGTGTTTACAGATGATGAGTTAAGGGCACTTCATGTCGAATCAGGAATTGAATCGCTTTTAGTAAAATATATAGAGCAAAAAAAACAGATTTATTTGACTGGGAATCCGGGTGATGGTAAAACACACTTAATTAAGTCGTTGGGAAAGATATTAAGTAAATATGATGTGTTTGTAGAACTTGATGCAAACAGCGTAAAGGATGAAGGGGATTTTGTAAAAAGGCTTAGTAATGCTGTTGCTAATGGAAGACCATGCATTATTGCAATTAACGAATTCCCACTGCTTTCTCTTATGGAATCACTAGGTGAGCAGATCCCTGGACTGGAGCAAATATATTTACAGCGGGATAGAGGAATCATCTATAACAGAGGTGATGAGCATCAAATTAAAGATGTTGTAGTTATTGATTTAAATAATCGTAATTTACTGTCCTTAAATATGGTTACAAAAACACTGGAGAAGGTTTTAGCAATAAGCGAAGCATCCGATGAATGCTTAAGAACGAATTGCTGTCCTTCCCCTCATAATTTAGAAAAGCTAAAGCATCCGATTGTCCAAGAAAGATTGCTGTCCTTAATTGAGAAGATAGGTAGTATAGGGTTGCACGTCGTTATGAGGGATCTCATTGGTTTCTTTGCTTACATTATTACTTCAGGTAAGAAGTGTATTGTAAAAAAAGATGAAAAATATAATGACAATCAGTATTATAATCTTACTTTTAGTGGTTCAAATCAATTGTTTTCGGCAATTTCAGTTTTTGATCCATATCGTTATACACATCCAGAGATAGATGAAAGCCTTTGGAACGGTACGTTAAAAGAGGGTTGGCTATTTGAAGATGATTATGAAATACCAGGAAATGCAGAAGATCCTATAGAAGCTATAGAAGCATTTAAAAACCTAAAGAGGAAGTTCTATTTTGAAAATAAGAGGGGGGGAGAACTTCTGAATTTATTGCCTCCTGAGTATCAGGCATTTTACGAGGTACTAAAAAACGGCTATGATCGAGACCACGAGATTATTAAGAGGATTATTGCTGGTATTAATAAATTTTTCAATCCAGAAGACCTTGAAGACGATAAACTTAGAATCTGGACAACACATAAGTATGAATTACGTACCTATCCTAAAGTTGCTGTTTCAAGTAGAGATATATACTCTAATCAGGCAGAACTGCTTGTTCCTAAGATCCCTTCGTACTTAACAGGAATGGAGTATGTACCAGATCATTTCCTATTTTGTGTTTATCAAACACAGAATAACTCGAATTTTGTTAAATTAAGAGTTGATTTAAACCTTTACCGTGTACTTATGCTAGTACAAAAGGGATATCCCTCGCAGCTTGTGCCAGAGCAACATCAGTTTAAATTACTTCGTTTTATGAATGAACTGTCATCCTTAGATTCTAACATACGATATAATGATTTTATTATTAGAGATATGGATAATCGAACCTCCTATAAAGTAAAGGTCAATGATGCACAATTTATCTCAAAACGGGGTTAG
- a CDS encoding helix-turn-helix transcriptional regulator, whose translation MRHRKEPPGDKNIIGTRVIAIRKAKQMKQKDFLAKLQTFGLDISPTSLSRLEGQYRLVQDYEVVAIAKALDVSVGELLGESE comes from the coding sequence ATGAGACATCGAAAAGAGCCCCCAGGTGACAAAAACATCATCGGGACCCGAGTTATAGCTATTCGAAAAGCTAAGCAAATGAAGCAAAAAGACTTCCTCGCCAAGTTGCAAACCTTCGGTTTAGACATCAGTCCAACCAGTTTATCGCGATTGGAAGGTCAATATAGACTCGTGCAGGATTATGAGGTGGTTGCCATTGCGAAAGCGCTGGATGTTTCCGTTGGGGAGTTGCTGGGGGAGAGTGAATGA
- a CDS encoding FtsK/SpoIIIE domain-containing protein → MSSQIVLSDILASIVSKKVLNESYGVLLKDLPSFSYTHFLESLELKIREYSLTQPNIFFVGFSNDEINELKASIAKQLCLLPLYYSVEEAEDFRNNGDETGTRIVIVKRMTPKLSSLQWYEMISADVIYKEICKSAEKQIGGINDYLKNIWRALDFKKMRDIISLERLIDYYQQLIIDDDDIPKQSIEQLFRLGLLIDDSLFINSSIDAIRKRIINNWNLVSRIGNLNSDKEDMRILQSNFDSEKYYSIRANVLKFYGTRELSVLRKMKYQEVLELFSRVKKDKIKKKKGNNIEDYDSNENIFTKKKPDSPEAAAVNLLLEHETEKVQEIIEEIDNKYNEWEKGKRSREKVDNSSDNNIQIEFIPEIHTLVETFVGENAYGGVIRANVRNPTDALRSLGQFKVQTFDNDYIQHIKEVIQTFEEEFNEVKGLLNNFNSFLQIRSSLVSAAHRLADCPMLKIVETEELMNNCMSYMDIYSKILKQVKEHYSLFSSFSPRGSKQLVANLNSIDMIYIIGDDNIHATMTPLYPLHLWKYIELTARLRESSPNLNEIDKDFLLRKSDEIPNPLPTSFISNFISNQGDTVIPEVGALGKLPLYSSEQQVNQAIDGLQLIENSLIKLMKVYPHSSFGVRVAFVNPPSVKHVLDIYKRLLQNKDINFEGAHIHIYKTKETPENWASFDAVDDTIHSRFALSNDSNFSIKIDTTVISFKGLVDSIKRHPFHAVVIFDPCGKAITNTRRNPLLKIHPLCIPKVFEYDPIYDRVEILPASDGNIFSDHHDLIARLNDKPQGWHHTVVLELETSKEEFEQILNSTQWLIIADENLKNLEFSVIGSDKCIFYQSKAFRDIGIYTNDWTKLTRGMDRSIRSIGNYDPKEQCVTRVLRTIQGLNEKGVLQLASSRVDKTFNLSHTKGALGTAISAIWSKQYLKNHILVSLDTDLSQNWLDERDNGAFSDLLGINFNENQASIDIIEVKTYDGAYQVSQGEISGKAIDQINSVRQIINEIFSERDKITSTSRKELLRFQVFRAFYQLPLTRAEKKEWTYQLNRLFAGEIPVNVNSYIHHVRFSELGTTTNNQFDSNYKISLVEIRDDFINQVLVNCSGLQLENDFGSIGSKRDRTDNQNEFKIELNVDSLNISEKGELNSSLSSEQQINLSTQGFLKDPFIDSSETDNESLNASTDLATIEVARKTAGDLFQALRDYSIDVSAVDPDMALIASRFIRYRVRLRPGETLQKLQRYRTDISREIEAEADILVGNERGTQFVYVDVPRKNSDSIELLEHLSMLSNEEPVGNLNVVIGQEPNGEFKLLNIAQAPHLLTAGSTGSGKTIFLYSLIVSLIAQYTHESLELVIIDPKQTDFIFFEGLPHLRNGEVILDAEQAVAILTDLTENELERRTEQLRKSRSRDLFSYNQKNPDTPLKPIVVIIDEYADLVQVADMENRKKDFERQMIRLAQRSRNVGIHLVVATQRPSADIVTSNLKTNIPCRVSFRLPAHQDSMTILDSPGAEDLLGKGDMLFSLNGEITRLQGLYISEEDLESFLKKYI, encoded by the coding sequence ATGTCTTCTCAAATTGTACTTTCAGATATATTAGCTTCAATAGTTTCGAAAAAGGTTTTAAATGAAAGCTATGGTGTGTTATTAAAGGATCTTCCCAGTTTTTCGTACACGCATTTTTTGGAATCATTGGAATTAAAGATACGAGAGTATAGCTTAACACAGCCTAATATATTCTTTGTGGGTTTTTCAAATGATGAGATCAATGAACTTAAAGCAAGCATAGCTAAGCAACTTTGCTTACTTCCACTTTACTACTCAGTCGAAGAAGCCGAGGACTTTAGAAATAATGGTGATGAAACAGGAACTCGTATTGTTATAGTAAAAAGAATGACACCTAAGCTATCATCATTACAATGGTATGAAATGATCAGTGCCGATGTTATCTACAAAGAAATCTGCAAATCCGCTGAAAAACAAATAGGTGGAATAAATGATTATTTAAAGAATATTTGGAGAGCATTGGATTTTAAAAAAATGAGAGATATCATTTCTTTAGAGAGGTTAATTGACTATTATCAGCAATTGATTATAGATGATGATGATATTCCAAAGCAGTCAATAGAACAATTGTTTAGATTAGGATTGCTTATTGATGATAGCTTATTCATTAATAGTAGCATTGATGCTATTCGAAAAAGAATTATAAATAATTGGAATTTGGTTTCCCGTATAGGTAATCTTAATAGTGACAAAGAAGATATGAGAATACTACAGTCAAATTTTGATTCTGAAAAATATTATTCAATTCGAGCCAATGTTCTTAAATTTTACGGAACAAGAGAACTTTCGGTTCTTAGAAAAATGAAATATCAAGAGGTATTGGAACTTTTCTCTAGAGTAAAGAAGGATAAAATAAAGAAAAAGAAAGGGAATAATATTGAAGATTACGATTCAAATGAAAATATTTTCACTAAGAAAAAGCCGGATTCACCTGAAGCAGCAGCAGTCAACTTGCTCCTTGAGCACGAGACGGAAAAAGTGCAAGAAATTATAGAGGAAATAGATAATAAGTATAATGAGTGGGAGAAGGGAAAGCGGAGTAGGGAAAAAGTAGATAATAGTTCAGATAATAATATACAAATTGAATTTATACCGGAAATTCATACGTTAGTTGAAACATTTGTAGGTGAAAATGCATATGGTGGAGTGATTAGGGCAAATGTAAGAAACCCTACAGATGCATTACGTTCTTTAGGGCAATTTAAGGTTCAAACGTTTGATAATGACTACATTCAGCATATAAAAGAGGTAATACAAACCTTTGAAGAGGAATTTAATGAGGTTAAGGGTCTATTAAATAATTTTAATAGCTTTTTACAGATTAGGTCCTCCTTGGTCTCTGCGGCACATAGACTTGCAGATTGTCCTATGCTTAAAATTGTTGAAACTGAAGAATTAATGAATAACTGTATGTCTTACATGGATATTTATTCAAAAATTCTTAAGCAGGTTAAGGAGCATTATAGTTTATTTTCATCGTTTAGCCCAAGAGGTTCAAAACAATTAGTAGCCAATTTGAATTCAATTGACATGATTTACATTATAGGTGACGACAACATCCATGCGACTATGACACCGCTATATCCGCTTCATCTATGGAAGTACATTGAATTGACTGCTAGATTACGTGAGTCCTCCCCAAACTTAAACGAGATCGATAAAGATTTTCTATTGCGGAAGTCGGATGAAATTCCTAACCCATTGCCAACGTCATTTATTAGTAATTTTATTTCTAATCAGGGTGATACAGTTATACCTGAGGTTGGAGCATTGGGTAAGCTGCCCTTATATTCAAGCGAACAACAGGTTAATCAGGCAATTGATGGACTACAATTAATCGAGAATTCACTTATAAAGCTTATGAAGGTCTATCCACATAGTTCCTTTGGGGTAAGGGTAGCTTTTGTTAATCCACCTAGTGTAAAGCATGTATTAGATATCTATAAAAGACTGCTTCAGAATAAAGACATTAATTTTGAGGGTGCTCATATTCATATTTATAAAACTAAAGAAACCCCAGAAAATTGGGCTAGTTTTGATGCTGTTGATGACACAATACACAGTAGATTTGCTCTTTCTAATGACTCTAACTTTTCTATAAAAATCGATACTACTGTGATTAGCTTTAAAGGTTTAGTGGATTCTATAAAAAGACATCCATTTCATGCCGTAGTTATTTTTGATCCTTGCGGTAAAGCAATAACTAATACTAGAAGGAACCCTTTATTGAAAATTCATCCTTTATGTATTCCAAAGGTTTTTGAATATGATCCGATCTATGATCGTGTTGAAATACTGCCAGCTTCTGATGGTAATATTTTTTCTGATCATCATGATTTAATTGCTAGACTGAACGATAAGCCGCAAGGTTGGCATCATACAGTAGTTCTAGAGCTTGAGACTAGCAAAGAGGAATTTGAGCAGATTTTAAACTCAACTCAATGGCTTATAATTGCAGATGAAAATCTTAAGAATTTAGAGTTTAGTGTGATTGGCTCAGATAAATGCATTTTCTACCAATCAAAGGCTTTTAGAGATATTGGTATATATACAAATGATTGGACAAAGTTAACTAGAGGAATGGATCGCTCTATTCGTTCTATTGGGAATTATGATCCAAAGGAACAATGTGTAACTCGTGTGCTGAGAACTATTCAGGGCTTAAATGAAAAGGGAGTGCTTCAACTCGCGTCTTCACGTGTTGATAAAACCTTTAATTTGAGCCATACAAAGGGAGCATTGGGAACAGCTATTTCAGCTATATGGTCTAAGCAATACCTAAAAAATCATATTCTTGTTAGTCTTGATACGGATTTATCTCAAAATTGGCTAGATGAACGTGATAATGGAGCCTTTTCAGATTTACTCGGTATTAACTTCAATGAAAATCAAGCATCAATTGATATTATCGAAGTTAAAACCTATGATGGTGCATATCAGGTTAGCCAAGGTGAAATTTCTGGTAAAGCTATAGATCAAATAAATTCAGTCAGACAGATAATTAATGAAATATTTTCCGAAAGAGACAAGATAACAAGTACTTCACGTAAAGAGCTATTAAGGTTTCAGGTATTCAGAGCTTTTTATCAGTTGCCGCTTACAAGAGCAGAAAAGAAGGAATGGACATATCAGTTGAATCGACTATTCGCAGGGGAGATTCCTGTAAATGTAAATTCTTATATTCACCATGTCCGATTTAGTGAGCTAGGAACTACGACAAATAATCAATTTGATTCTAATTATAAGATAAGTCTTGTTGAAATTCGTGATGATTTTATTAATCAGGTTCTCGTTAATTGCTCAGGGCTACAGCTAGAAAACGATTTTGGCTCAATAGGTTCTAAGCGTGATAGAACAGATAATCAGAATGAATTTAAAATAGAATTGAATGTGGATAGTTTAAATATCTCTGAGAAAGGTGAACTCAACAGTTCGTTAAGTTCAGAGCAGCAAATTAATTTATCAACACAAGGGTTCTTAAAAGATCCCTTCATAGATTCTAGTGAAACTGATAATGAATCTTTGAATGCTTCTACAGATCTGGCAACAATTGAGGTCGCACGAAAAACAGCAGGAGATCTCTTTCAAGCACTAAGGGATTATTCAATTGATGTTTCTGCGGTTGATCCGGATATGGCACTTATAGCTTCTAGGTTCATTAGGTACAGAGTGAGGCTGCGACCAGGTGAGACGCTTCAGAAGCTTCAGAGATATCGTACAGATATAAGTAGAGAGATAGAGGCAGAAGCGGATATTTTGGTCGGAAACGAACGTGGTACGCAGTTTGTATACGTAGATGTTCCACGAAAGAACAGCGATTCTATAGAGCTATTAGAGCATTTATCTATGCTTTCTAATGAGGAACCAGTCGGAAATCTAAATGTTGTAATAGGGCAAGAGCCAAATGGAGAGTTTAAACTACTCAATATTGCACAAGCTCCTCACCTACTGACGGCTGGATCTACTGGCTCTGGTAAGACAATATTCTTATACAGCTTAATAGTGAGTTTAATAGCTCAATATACACATGAAAGCTTAGAACTTGTTATTATTGATCCAAAGCAGACCGATTTTATCTTTTTTGAGGGTTTACCACATCTTCGAAACGGTGAAGTTATATTAGATGCAGAACAGGCTGTCGCAATTTTAACTGACTTAACAGAAAATGAACTAGAAAGAAGAACAGAGCAACTGAGAAAATCAAGGAGTAGAGATCTTTTTAGCTACAATCAAAAAAATCCAGATACTCCATTGAAGCCAATTGTTGTTATAATTGATGAGTATGCAGATCTTGTTCAGGTTGCAGATATGGAAAACAGGAAGAAAGATTTTGAAAGACAGATGATTCGGTTGGCACAGCGTTCACGAAATGTAGGAATCCATTTAGTTGTCGCTACTCAAAGGCCTAGTGCTGATATTGTTACTTCTAATCTAAAAACGAACATCCCATGTCGAGTTTCTTTTAGATTGCCTGCACACCAAGATTCTATGACTATTCTTGATTCTCCAGGGGCTGAGGATCTATTAGGGAAAGGTGATATGCTTTTTTCTCTAAATGGTGAGATAACAAGGCTGCAAGGACTTTATATTAGCGAAGAGGATCTCGAGAGTTTTTTGAAAAAATATATTTAG
- a CDS encoding Druantia anti-phage system protein DruA, with protein MASKATKKNKQKSEFLPFNPSLDSYQKEVFIIIVKGALETFVDRRVAFINEKIENLKLITFDNDVEGSKLLSALSILRDLISQGWRMMLEDDIAQLAPPKQLRSESKDYLRQQLRHERDAQFSVLSVKKFILRMEKVKRFNGRDVSILNLIGDSELIAARTREIQTAADETQRDNLAREAVKPYIQLVSNNVCTHTGYKLMDIWRYFRYTWSIPYKSTPGRNLFYIIRDAAQPDHPVMGIAALGNCVLQLTHRDNNIGWTTEAIKLCLKKKVKTERYEELLKGQNGLKRSVEKTTELESEEEYQIRVLLESSKILSRLEFFLNEAINDINHEGLLTPEEIETPKKDTIARLQETAAGLKNQQLNNKRTSGKINWKEESSSALFTKKRAIELAKLLDAKLIFDDVMKEGMNELQVLRKLLATDKGKVVNIALQANRKRKIGSNLMEIIVCGAVPPYNEILAGKLVSILICSPIVIKDYNDRYSTQISEIASRMKGEEIVRDSRLAFLGTTSLYHMGSSQYNRIKVPIKEKGYLEYKRLGETEGFGSVFFSRETTRQISHTVEMIDGGRKINNVFGEGTSPRLRLIRSGLAALGISSEAFLKHHTRRIVYGIELASNTREFLNGEENYLDYYAPLNDDNAEMYTNQLIEYWRKRWFVNRGENVDIQQRLQRFDRSSILLSNYF; from the coding sequence ATGGCTAGCAAAGCGACGAAAAAAAATAAACAAAAATCAGAGTTTTTACCGTTTAATCCATCTTTGGATTCTTATCAAAAAGAGGTTTTTATAATTATAGTCAAAGGAGCATTAGAAACCTTTGTTGATCGTAGAGTTGCCTTTATCAATGAGAAAATTGAAAATCTCAAATTGATTACTTTTGATAATGACGTGGAGGGCTCTAAGCTTTTATCTGCATTGAGCATATTAAGGGATTTGATTTCTCAGGGCTGGAGAATGATGCTTGAAGATGACATAGCACAACTCGCCCCACCAAAACAATTAAGAAGTGAAAGTAAGGATTACTTGAGACAGCAACTGAGACATGAAAGAGACGCTCAATTTTCAGTGTTGAGCGTGAAAAAATTTATTTTAAGAATGGAAAAGGTAAAGAGGTTTAATGGAAGAGATGTAAGTATTTTAAATCTCATTGGAGATAGTGAATTAATAGCGGCTAGAACAAGAGAAATTCAAACTGCTGCGGATGAGACTCAACGTGATAATTTGGCGAGAGAAGCAGTAAAGCCATATATTCAACTGGTTAGTAATAATGTGTGTACACATACAGGCTATAAGCTAATGGATATATGGAGATATTTTCGTTATACCTGGTCTATACCTTATAAATCTACTCCAGGAAGAAATTTGTTTTATATAATAAGGGACGCTGCCCAACCAGATCATCCTGTTATGGGAATTGCAGCACTTGGTAACTGTGTGCTTCAGCTAACCCATAGGGATAATAATATTGGATGGACAACAGAAGCAATAAAGCTCTGCTTAAAGAAGAAGGTTAAAACGGAAAGATACGAGGAACTCTTAAAGGGGCAAAATGGCTTAAAGAGATCGGTTGAGAAGACAACGGAACTGGAGAGTGAAGAAGAGTATCAAATTAGAGTACTGTTAGAAAGTAGCAAAATCCTAAGTCGGCTTGAATTTTTTCTGAATGAGGCTATCAACGATATAAATCATGAGGGACTATTAACGCCAGAAGAAATTGAAACTCCTAAGAAGGACACTATCGCGAGATTACAAGAGACTGCTGCAGGGCTTAAAAATCAACAGTTAAATAATAAAAGAACTTCTGGTAAGATAAATTGGAAGGAAGAATCTTCCTCAGCCTTGTTCACTAAGAAAAGAGCAATTGAATTGGCAAAACTCTTGGATGCTAAGCTAATTTTTGACGATGTAATGAAAGAAGGAATGAATGAACTTCAGGTATTAAGGAAATTGTTGGCTACTGATAAGGGAAAGGTTGTTAACATTGCTCTACAGGCAAATCGCAAGAGAAAAATAGGTTCCAATCTCATGGAAATTATAGTCTGTGGAGCTGTGCCGCCTTACAATGAGATACTAGCAGGCAAGCTAGTTAGCATACTGATTTGTAGCCCTATCGTAATTAAAGATTATAATGATAGATATTCTACTCAGATTAGTGAAATTGCATCTAGAATGAAAGGAGAGGAAATTGTCCGTGATTCTAGGCTTGCTTTTTTAGGGACAACAAGCCTCTACCATATGGGAAGCAGTCAATATAATCGTATAAAGGTACCTATTAAAGAAAAAGGTTACTTAGAGTATAAACGACTAGGGGAAACAGAGGGCTTTGGTTCAGTATTTTTTTCTAGAGAGACAACTAGACAAATTAGCCATACAGTTGAAATGATTGATGGTGGTAGAAAGATTAATAATGTTTTTGGAGAAGGAACAAGTCCGCGACTTCGACTCATTCGATCAGGATTAGCGGCTTTAGGCATTTCTTCTGAAGCTTTTCTAAAACATCATACTAGAAGAATTGTTTATGGTATAGAACTTGCATCAAACACAAGGGAGTTTCTTAATGGTGAGGAGAATTATTTAGATTACTATGCTCCTTTGAATGATGATAATGCAGAAATGTATACAAATCAACTTATTGAGTATTGGAGAAAGCGCTGGTTTGTTAATCGAGGTGAAAACGTAGATATACAGCAAAGACTACAACGTTTCGACAGAAGCTCTATTTTATTAAGTAATTACTTTTAG